A single region of the Ziziphus jujuba cultivar Dongzao chromosome 10, ASM3175591v1 genome encodes:
- the LOC107410706 gene encoding uncharacterized protein LOC107410706 codes for MNSRFSTQILWFRTQTNNNLGSNLDSASTLMEPPKQKARFDVKLWGWSLISIFPWIALNAKNNIRKPTTINRQLRKRARQSQGVVENRTVVRFRPYVSKVPWHTGVRAFLSQLFPRYGHYCGPNWSSGKDGGSPIWDKRPIDWLDFCCYCHDIGYDSHDQADLLKADLAFLECLERPNMSAKGDARIAHVYKTMCITGLKNLLIPYRTHLLKLKSGTPIIQFGWLSNVRWRSWNMQKT; via the exons ATGAATTCTAGATTTTCTACTCAAATTCTTTGGTTTAGAAcccaaacaaataataatttgggATCAAACCTTGATTCCGCTAGTACCCTTATGGAACCACCCAAGCAAAAGGCTCGTTTCGATGTGAAACTGTGGGGATGGTCCCTCATTTCCATTTTTCCATGGATAGCTCTCAATGCTaagaataatattagaaaaccaACTACTATTAATAGACAGTTGAGAAAGCGAGCCCGGCAGTCTCAAGGAGTTGTTGAGAATCGTACCGTTGTGCGCTTTAGGCCTTATGTTTCCAAGGTTCCATGGCATACAGGTGTAAGAGCATTTCTTTCTCAGCTGTTCCCCCGATATGGGCATTATTGTGGACCCAACTGGTCCAGTGGGAAAGATGGTGGCTCTCCTATCTGGGATAAACGGCCTATTGATTGGTTGGATTTTTGTTGCTACTGCCATGATATTGGTTATGACTCTCATGATCAGGCCGATCTATTGAAGGCTGACTTAGCATTTCTTGAGTGCTTGGAGAGGCCAAATATGAGTGCGAAAGGAGACGCTAGAATTGCTCATGTTTATAAGACAATGTGCATCACAG GTCTCAAGAATTTACTAATACCTTATAGGACGCATCTTCTAAAGCTAAAATCAGGGACGCCTATAATCCAGTTCGGATGGCTAAGTAATGTGAGGTGGAGAAGTTGGAATATGCaaaagacttaa
- the LOC107410701 gene encoding non-specific phospholipase C2: MATTTATISILFHILIFFTTTPIIHTQTSPIKTIVVLVMENRSFDHMLGWMKRLNPEINGVDGSESNQLSVTNPNSQRFFFQNQSHYVDPDPGHSFQAIREQIFGSENTSSDPPPMNGFAQQAFSMDNTTNMSRDVMNGFSPDMVAVYKTLVSEFAVFDRWFASVPSSTQPNRLFVHSGTSAGATSNIPAMLAKGYPQRTIFENLDDEGISFGIYYQNIPATLFYRNLRKLKFIDNFHSYDLAFKSHAKAGKLPRYVVVEQRYTDTKKSPANDDHPSHDVYQGQMFVKEVYETLRASPQWNQTLFVITYDEHGGFFDHVPTPVRGVPSPDGIVGPEPFLFHFDRLGVRVPTIVVSPWIQKGTVVHGTNGSPTPTSEFEHSSIPATVKKMFNLSSPFLTKRDEWAGTFEHVVQVRTEPRTDCPEQLPTPAKIRKTEAKEDALLTEFQQELMQLAAVLKGDNILTSYPQKIGKKMTVRQGKEYMEDAVKRFFDAGLYAKRMGVDQEQIVQMRPSLTTRSSSNKNP, encoded by the exons atggcaaCAACAACAGCCACCATTTCCATCCTCTTCCATATCCTCATCTTCTTTACTACCACTCCAATAATCCATACCCAAACCAGTCCCATCAAAACCATTGTCGTCCTGGTCATGGAGAACCGCTCTTTCGACCACATGCTTGGTTGGATGAAGCGCCTCAACCCGGAAATCAATGGTGTTGATGGGTCGGAGTCCAACCAGCTTTCGGTTACCAACCCGAACTCTCAGCGGTTTTTCTTCCAGAACCAGTCCCACTATGTGGACCCAGATCCTGGACACTCGTTCCAGGCCATCCGGGAGCAAATATTTGGGTCGGAAAATACCTCATCGGACCCACCTCCGATGAATGGGTTCGCACAGCAGGCATTTTCAATGGACAACACCACCAACATGTCCAGAGATGTCATGAATGGTTTCTCACCTGACATGGTCGCCGTCTATAAAACTCTTGTCTCTGAGTTTGCCGTCTTTGATAG GTGGTTTGCGTCCGTACCATCTTCAACGCAGCCAAACCGGCTCTTCGTCCACTCCGGCACATCAGCCGGAGCGACGAGCAACATTCCGGCAATGTTGGCCAAAGGCTACCCACAAAGGACCATCTTCGAGAATCTGGACGATGAGGGCATATCTTTCGGGATATATTACCAAAATATCCCTGCCACGCTGTTCTACAGGAACTTGAGGAAGCTGAAATTCATAGATAACTTCCATTCATACGACCTAGCGTTCAAGAGCCACGCTAAGGCCGGGAAGCTCCCACGGTACGTTGTGGTGGAGCAGCGGTACACGGATACCAAGAAATCCCCCGCCAATGATGATCATCCATCCCATGACGTGTACCAAGGGCAGATGTTCGTGAAGGAGGTGTACGAAACTCTCAGGGCTAGCCCGCAGTGGAACCAAACCCTGTTCGTGATCACTTATGATGAGCATGGTGGGTTCTTTGATCATGTGCCCACTCCTGTCCGTGGGGTCCCCAGCCCTGATGGGATTGTGGGACCCGAAccctttttgtttcattttgatCGCTTGGGGGTCCGGGTTCCTACCATCGTGGTCTCTCCTTGGATTCAAAAGGGTACTG TTGTACATGGGACTAATGGATCACCAACTCCCACATCAGAATTTGAACACTCATCTATTCCAGCAACAGTTAAGAAGATGTTCAACCTATCTTCACCCTTTCTAACCAAGAGGGATGAATGGGCTGGAACATTTGAACATGTAGTCCAAGTTAGGACAGAACCAAGAACTGATTGCCCAG AGCAACTACCAACGCCAGCGAAGATCAGGAAGACCGAGGCGAAGGAAGATGCATTGCTGACTGAATTCCAGCAGGAGCTAATGCAGCTTGCGGCAGTCCTAAAAGGAGACAACATACTGACAAGTTATCCGCAAAAGATAGGGAAGAAAATGACTGTTAGACAAGGGAAAGAGTACATGGAAGATGCAGTAAAACGCTTCTTCGATGCAGGGCTCTATGCTAAAAGAATGGGAGTTGATCAAGAACAGATTGTCCAGATGAGACCATCTCTCACTACAAGATCTTCATCCAACAAAAACCCATAA
- the LOC107410699 gene encoding hydroxyproline O-arabinosyltransferase PLENTY, which yields MIGRKNIGRSSPVLLVLLALGFFFATYNLITLIIHNKASISGSWMWDGTELFDPVIQRPDDEKSAGNSKKYHVALTATDAPYSQWQCRIMYYWYKKMKDMPGSDMGKFTRVLHSGSPDNLMEEIPSFVVDPLPQGLDRGYIVLNRPWAFVQWLEKATIEEEYILMAEPDHVFANPLPNLGYGDHPAGFPFFYIKPTENEKIIRKFYPKEKGPVSDVDPIGNSPVIIKKSLLEDIAPTWVNVSLRMKDDEETDKAFGWVLEMYAYAVASALHGVHHTLRKDFMLQPPWDLEVGKKFIIHYTYGCDYNLKGELTYGKIGEWRFDKRSYLSGPPPRNLPLPPPGVPESVVRLVKMVNEATANIPGWDTLSSG from the exons ATGATTGGAAGAAAGAACATTGGACGTTCGTCGCCAGTCCTTTTGGTTCTGTTGGCACTTGGATTTTTCTTTGCaacatataatttgataactCTTATAATACACAACAAAGCTTCCATCTCGGGGAGTTGGATGTGGGATGGAACAGAGCTTTTTGATCCCGTGATTCAGAGGCCTGATGATGAGAAGAGTGCAGGGAATTCCAAAAAGTATCATGTTGCCCTTACGGCTACTGATGCTCCTTATAGTCAATGGCAGTGTCGGATAATGTATTACTGGTATAAGAAGATGAAAGACATGCCTGGGTCAGACATGGGAAAGTTTACACGAGTTTTGCATTCGGGAAGTCCTGACAATTTGATGGAGGAGATTCCTAGCTTTGTAGTTGATCCTCTTCCACAGGGTTTGGATCGG GGTTACATTGTCCTCAATAGACCATGGGCTTTTGTGCAGTGGCTGGAGAAAGCAACGATAGAGGAAGA ATACATTTTAATGGCAGAACCTGATCACGTATTTGCTAATCCTTTGCCCAACTTAGGATATGGAGATCATCCAGCTGGATTTCCATTTTTCTACATTAAACCCActgaaaatgagaaaataattaGGAAATTTTATCCCAAGGAAAAGGGTCCTGTCAGTGATGTTGATCCAATTGGAAATTCCCCTGTAATCATTaagaag TCGTTGTTGGAGGATATTGCTCCCACGTGGGTGAATGTTTCTTTGAGAATGAAAGATGATGAGGAGACTGACAAGGCTTTTGGATGGGTGCTTGAAAT GTATGCATATGCTGTAGCATCTGCATTGCATGGTGTGCATCATACTCTTCGTAAAGACTTTATGCTGCAG cCTCCATGGGATTTGGAAGTTGGCAAGAAGTTCATTATCCATTATACTTACGGATGTGATTACAATTTAaag GGGGAACTGACTTATGGAAAAATTGGGGAATGGCGTTTTGACAAGAGATCGTATCTCAGTGGTCCTCCACCAAGAAACCTGCCCTTGCCTCCTCCAGGAGTTCCTGAAAGTGTG GTAAGGCTTGTGAAAATGGTAAATGAGGCTACTGCAAATATCCCTGGATGGGACACACTAAGTAGTGGGTGA
- the LOC107410712 gene encoding nonsense-mediated mRNA decay factor SMG7, translating into MMIVQMDKMSAPSSRERAQRLYDKIIELENKRRRSVQARIPSDPNAWQQIRENYEAIILEDHAFSEQHNIEYALWQLHYKRIEELRAHYSAALASAGANTSQGVKGPARPDRITKIRVQFKTFLSEATGFYHDLIVKIRAKYGLPLGNFSEDAENRIVMEKDGRKSAEVKKGLISCHRCLIYLGDLARYKGLYGEGDSKTREYAAASSYYLQAASLWPSSGNPHHQLAILASYSGDELVAVYRYFRSLAVESPFSTARDNLIVAFEKNRQSFSQLPGDTNVSMIKESSARLTGKGRGKGELKPVNKDIDSSLVKERTYTIQETYKMFCVRFVRLNGILFTRTSLETFVEVLSSVSIGMCELLSSGAEEELNFGADAVENGLVLVRLISILIFTVQNVNRESEGQTYAEILQRTVLLQNASTAAFELMGHILERCVQLGDPSSSFLLPGILVFVEWLACCPDIAAGSDVDEKQTAVRSKFWKSLVSFLNKLLSTGPTFLDGDEDDMCFNNMSRYEEGETENRLALWEDFELRGFLPLLPAQSILEFSRKHSFGSDSQKEKRARLKRIFAAGKALASLVRVDQKAIVFDSKGKKFGIGDEHQVSDNVVPAYSGMLSTDDMVLENHAVKVANLGVSQPDHQPYIEGEDDDEVIVFKPIVSDKRPDVIDSNWAAYEGMLAGKNACSGGMKFNGGSVSAALDNLCDQAAFDGLPRPPVSVGNMFPQHLQPVPAHGSKWSAEEATALANSLNGLRFMGNGHVKSDMQEDNSVALSVPIQQSSNVGTGGMFYSHTKAEEAFIPSKVDVIASSGAVTKNLTAKSSSAMSPGLRRSPVSRPVRHLGPPPGFNPPPGFGMVPAKQVNEPNSRSDFASENTIVDDYSWLDGYQVPPSMKGTGLINSLNYPSQSNTHHVANSNGLSGTINFPFPGKQVPTMQFQGEAQKGWQDYPMFDHLKTNNEQQLQQQQQFLNGNQNFTPLPEQYQGQSAWTGRYFV; encoded by the exons ATGATGATAGTGCAGATGGATAAAATGTCTGCTCCTTCATCAAGGGAGCGCGCCCAACGTCTGTATGATAAG ATCATTGAGCTGGAGAATAAGCGACGAAGGTCTGTACAGGCCCGTATTCCATCAGATCCCAATGCGTGGCAGCAGATACGTGAGAATTATGAGGCAATAATTCTCGAGGATCATGCCTTTTCTGAGCAGCACAATATTGAATATGCTTTGTGGCAGTTGCATTACAAGCGGATTGAGGAACTGAGAGCACACTACAGTGCTGCTCTTGCTTCTGCTGGAGCAAACACATCTCAGGGTGTGAAGGGCCCTGCACGTCCAGATCGAATTACGAAAATAAGGGTGCagtttaaaaccttcctttcaGAAGCAACAGGGTTTTACCATGATTTAATTGTGAAAATTAGAGCCAAGTATGGGCTTCCACTGGGTAATTTCTCTGAGGATGCAGAGAATCGAATTGTCATGGAGAAAGATGGGAGAAAATCTGCTGAAGTGAAGAAAGGTTTGATATCTTGCCATCGTTGTTTGATATACTTGGGTGACCTTGCACGTTATAAAGGATTATATGGGGAGGGTGACTCCAAAACTCGTGAGTATGCTGCAGCTTCAAGTTACTACTTGCAGGCTGCATCTCTATGGCCATCAAGTGGAAATCCTCATCATCag CTTGCTATATTAGCTTCCTATTCGGGGGATGAGCTGGTAGCTGTTTATCGATATTTTCGTAGTCTGGCAGTGGAGAGTCCCTTCTCAACTGCAAGGGACAATTTGATTGTCGCCTTTGAAAAG AATCGTCAGAGTTTTTCTCAACTGCCTGGGGATACTAATGTTTCTATGATCAAGGAGTCATCTGCCCGGCTGACTGGCAAAGGAAGGGGCAAGGGAGAATTAAAGCCTGTTAATAAGGATATTGATTCTAGCCTTGTCAAGGAAAGAACATATACCATTCAGGAGACATATAAAATGTTTTGTGTTCGATTTGTTCGTCTAAATGGCATTCTTTTCACCCGCACAAG CCTCGAAACGTTTGTAGAAGTTCTGTCTTCAGTTAGCATTGGTATGTGTGAACTACTGTCTTCTGGAGCAGAAGAGGAGCTGAATTTTGGTGCAGATGCTGTTGAGAATGGTCTTGTACTTGTCAGGCTTATCTCCATTCTTATATTCACAGTACAGAATGTGAATAGGGAATCTGAAGGTCAGACATATGCTGAAATTTTACAACGAACTGTTTTACTTCAGAATGCATCCACTGCGGCTTTTGAGTTGATGGGGCACATATTAGAGAGATGTGTGCAGTTGGGTGATCCTTCTTCAAGTTTCCTGTTACCTGGCATTCTAGTTTTTGTTGAATGGTTGGCATGTTGTCCAGATATTGCAGCTGGAAGTGATGTGGATGAGAAACAGACTGCTGTTAGatcaaaattttggaaatctCTTGTATCCTTTTTGAATAAGCTATTGTCAACTGGGCCAACATTTTTagatggtgatgaagatgatatGTGTTTTAATAATATGAGTAGGTATGAAGAAGGGGAGACTGAGAACCGATTGGCATTGTGGGAGGATTTTGAGTTGCGAGGATTCTTGCCACTTCTTCCTGCACAATCCATTTTAGAATTTTCAAGGAAGCACTCATTTGGAAGTGACagtcaaaaggaaaaaagggcCCGTCTTAAAAGGATTTTTGCAGCAGGCAAGGCTCTAGCAAGTTTAGTCAGGGTTGATCAGAAAGCTATAGTTTTCGATTCAAAGGGAAAGAAATTTGGTATTGGTGATGAGCATCAAGTATCGGACAATGTCGTACCTGCATATTCAGGAATGCTCAGCACAGATGATATGGTGCTAGAAAATCATGCAGTGAAAGTAGCAAATTTAGGAGTTTCACAGCCAGACCATCAGCCATATATAGAAGGCGAAGATGACGATGAAGTAATTGTTTTTAAGCCAATTGTTTCTGACAAGCGACCTGATGTGATTGACTCAAATTGGGCAGCCTATGAGGGCATGCTGGCCGGTAAGAATGCTTGTTCTGGTGGCATGAAATTTAATGGTGGTTCTGTTTCTGCTGCTCTTGATAATCTTTGTGATCAAGCAGCTTTTGATGGTCTTCCACGTCCACCTGTATCTGTTGGAAATATGTTCCCGCAGCATTTGCAGCCAGTTCCTGCTCATGGTTCAAAATGGTCAGCAGAAGAAGCAACTGCTTTAGCTAACAGCTTGAATGGGTTGAGGTTCATGGGGAATGGGCATGTAAAATCTGATATGCAGGAAGATAATTCTGTTGCACTTTCAGTTCCCATTCAACAGTCTTCCAATGTTGGCACTGGTGGTATGTTTTATAGTCATACTAAAGCGGAAGAGGCTTTTATACCATCCAAGGTTGATGTTATTGCTTCTTCTGGAGCAGTTACTAAGAATTTGACTGCAAAGTCATCATCAGCCATGTCTCCAGGATTAAGAAGAAGTCCAGTAAGTCGACCTGTTAGGCACCTTGGCCCACCACCTGGTTTTAACCCTCCACCTGGTTTTGGCATGGTTCCTGCTAAGCAAGTAAATGAACCTAATTCTCGTTCAGATTTTGCAAGTGAAAATACTATAGTGGATGATTATAGCTGGTTGGATGGATATCAGGTGCCTCCATCGATGAAAGGCACTGGGCTTATTAATTCCCTTAATTACCCATCTCAGTCAAACACTCATCACGTTGCTAACAGCAATGGCTTGTCTGGAACAATCAACTTTCCCTTTCCTGGGAAACAAGTTCCAACTATGCAATTTCAAGGGGAAGCACAGAAAGGATGGCAAGATTACCCGATGTTTGATCatcttaaaacaaacaatgaaCAACAGCTGCAGCAACAGCAACAATTCCTTAATGGAAATCAGAACTTTACTCCACTGCCCGAGCAATATCAAGGACAGTCTGCCTGGACAGGTCGTTACTTTGTGTGA